One Janthinobacterium sp. TB1-E2 genomic region harbors:
- a CDS encoding family 43 glycosylhydrolase — protein sequence MKQILAALCLMFCAHAQAINLTGVPNAHDPGTLTRDGDTYFNFTTGDGIWYSTSTDLLKWSAGPAPVFSTPPAWIANKIPNFSGSYWAPDVIHMNGYYYLYYSVSTFGTSVSAIGVARSASLKNPSWTDLGIVVQSYGGGAEINAIDPALFRDYDGKVYMSYGSFFGGIGVTEINQTTGKTSGNVTTILGGGGKDIEAPYITRDGEYYYLFVNRGKCCQGAASTYYVEVQRASSVTGPYSGTRTVLPNLDGKYKGPGHIGVLKQDGCNYTSIHYYDVNDNGAAKLDILKMTYDSGWPSLTRNFSIASCGGISDGPTVLRSRLSGKALAVAGAGTANGALVQQQTYTGAKHQQWYVVGHGDGYYSLINANSLLGLDDYNNSTTAGTNIAQWNYWGGLGQQWRFASPAAGYQTISNRYSNLTLDVLNLSTAENAQIIQWNLTNANNQQWSLSRP from the coding sequence ATGAAGCAAATCCTGGCAGCACTGTGCCTGATGTTCTGCGCCCATGCGCAAGCGATCAACCTGACGGGCGTGCCCAACGCGCACGATCCCGGCACTCTCACGCGCGACGGCGACACGTATTTCAATTTCACGACGGGCGACGGCATCTGGTATTCCACCTCGACGGACCTGCTGAAATGGTCAGCCGGCCCCGCGCCCGTGTTCAGCACGCCGCCTGCCTGGATCGCCAACAAAATCCCCAATTTCAGCGGCTCATACTGGGCGCCCGACGTGATCCACATGAACGGCTACTATTATCTGTATTACTCGGTCTCCACCTTCGGCACGTCCGTGTCGGCCATCGGCGTGGCCCGTTCCGCCTCGCTGAAAAACCCGAGCTGGACGGACCTGGGCATCGTCGTGCAATCGTATGGGGGCGGCGCGGAAATCAATGCCATCGACCCGGCCCTGTTCCGCGATTATGACGGCAAGGTTTACATGTCGTATGGCTCGTTTTTCGGCGGCATCGGCGTGACGGAAATCAACCAGACCACGGGCAAGACGAGCGGCAACGTGACGACCATCCTCGGTGGCGGCGGCAAGGATATCGAAGCGCCTTACATCACGCGCGACGGCGAGTACTACTATCTGTTCGTCAACCGCGGCAAATGCTGCCAGGGCGCCGCCAGTACGTATTACGTGGAAGTGCAGCGCGCCAGCAGCGTGACAGGGCCGTACAGCGGCACGCGCACGGTGCTGCCCAACCTCGACGGCAAGTACAAGGGCCCGGGCCATATCGGCGTACTCAAGCAGGATGGCTGCAACTACACCTCGATCCACTACTACGACGTCAACGACAATGGCGCGGCCAAGCTCGATATTTTAAAGATGACGTATGACAGCGGCTGGCCCAGCCTGACGCGCAATTTCTCCATCGCCAGCTGCGGCGGCATCTCGGATGGACCCACGGTGCTGCGCTCGCGCCTGAGCGGCAAGGCGCTGGCTGTGGCGGGCGCCGGCACGGCGAATGGCGCGCTAGTGCAGCAGCAAACGTATACGGGGGCAAAACACCAGCAATGGTATGTGGTGGGACACGGCGATGGCTACTACAGCCTGATCAATGCGAACAGCCTGCTGGGTCTGGACGACTACAACAACTCGACCACGGCCGGCACGAATATCGCGCAATGGAACTACTGGGGCGGACTGGGCCAGCAATGGCGCTTCGCCAGCCCCGCTGCCGGCTACCAGACGATCAGCAACCGCTACAGCAACCTGACCCTGGACGTCTTAAATCTGAGCACGGCGGAAAACGCGCAGATCATCCAGTGGAATCTGACCAATGCGAACAATCAGCAGTGGTCGCTGAGCCGGCCGTAG
- a CDS encoding response regulator — protein MSQTTETTPGISSVERRQGDQPASAARKLNLLVVDDNQEVGESLAMLLEALGHHAVVVRNWQMAVEQVKLCVPDAVYLDIEMPGISGIEIGRRLHHNPETANAVLIAVTGHSLPMYMDDALAVGFRHFLVKPVRLEDLATTVQSVLAG, from the coding sequence ATGAGCCAGACAACTGAAACGACACCAGGCATTTCCTCTGTGGAACGCCGCCAGGGCGACCAGCCGGCAAGTGCTGCGCGCAAATTGAATCTGCTGGTGGTCGACGACAACCAGGAAGTGGGCGAATCGCTGGCCATGCTGCTCGAAGCGCTGGGCCACCACGCCGTGGTGGTGCGCAACTGGCAGATGGCCGTCGAGCAAGTCAAGCTGTGCGTGCCCGACGCCGTCTACCTCGACATCGAAATGCCCGGCATCAGCGGCATCGAAATCGGCCGCCGCCTGCACCACAATCCCGAGACGGCCAACGCCGTCCTGATCGCCGTCACCGGCCACAGCCTGCCCATGTACATGGATGACGCGCTGGCCGTGGGCTTCCGCCACTTCCTCGTCAAACCCGTGCGCCTGGAAGACCTGGCGACGACGGTGCAGTCGGTGCTGGCGGGGTAG
- the murI gene encoding glutamate racemase, which yields MTSIASNAHPDAPIGIFDSGVGGLSVLRHIRAQLPQEDLIYFADSGHAPYGDKTEQQVIGRSLAVAGYLLQQGAKALVVACNTATIAAIKALRARYPDLPIVGVEPGLKPAAAISRNGKIGVLATERTLRGDKLLALREQVSSATGATFILQPCVGLVERIEQSAMGSDPLDATSAMLDRYIAPLLAQGVDTLVLGCTHYPFVQDAIARTVRAHTQEQITLVDTGEAVARQLARLLDAASLRRSGNDAPQLQGYTTAKVEALAQAFAGLLDLHPPVEHLSV from the coding sequence ATGACTTCTATTGCAAGCAATGCCCACCCTGACGCGCCCATCGGCATTTTTGACTCCGGCGTGGGCGGCCTGTCGGTGCTGCGCCATATCCGCGCGCAGCTGCCGCAGGAAGACCTGATTTACTTTGCCGATTCCGGCCATGCGCCGTATGGCGACAAGACGGAACAGCAAGTGATCGGCCGTTCACTGGCAGTGGCCGGCTATCTGCTGCAGCAAGGCGCGAAAGCACTGGTCGTCGCCTGCAACACGGCCACGATCGCCGCCATCAAGGCGCTGCGCGCGCGCTACCCGGACCTGCCCATCGTCGGCGTCGAGCCAGGCCTGAAACCGGCGGCCGCCATCAGCCGCAACGGCAAGATCGGCGTGCTGGCCACCGAGCGCACCTTGCGCGGCGACAAGCTGCTGGCCTTGCGCGAACAGGTGAGCAGCGCCACCGGCGCCACGTTCATCTTGCAGCCCTGCGTTGGCCTGGTCGAACGCATCGAACAGTCCGCAATGGGCAGCGACCCGCTCGACGCCACCAGCGCCATGCTCGACCGCTATATCGCGCCCCTGTTGGCACAAGGCGTCGATACCTTGGTGCTCGGCTGTACCCACTACCCCTTCGTGCAGGACGCCATCGCACGTACGGTACGCGCACATACGCAAGAACAGATTACCCTGGTCGACACCGGGGAAGCCGTGGCGCGCCAGCTGGCCCGCCTGCTCGACGCTGCCAGCCTGCGCCGCAGCGGCAACGACGCGCCACAGCTGCAGGGCTACACGACGGCCAAGGTCGAAGCCCTGGCGCAAGCCTTCGCCGGTTTGCTGGACTTGCACCCACCGGTCGAACACCTGTCCGTATGA
- the acs gene encoding acetate--CoA ligase, giving the protein MSATENQGQGTQQQGPEESRVFDPSAAFAAQATISGMDAYRAMVAEAEHDYEGFWAKLARENLSWKKPFTRTLNEDNAPFYKWFEDGQLNVSYNCLDRNIENGLGDKTAIIFEADDGTVTKASYKELHEKVCKFANGLKSKGIAKGDRVIIYMSMSVEGVAAMQACARIGATHSVVFGGFSAKSLQERIIDAGAVAVITGDEQLRGGKKLPLKSIVDEALALGGCESVKNVIVYKRTGSDLPMVAGRDTWLHELVEGQSAQCEPEWVDAEHPLFILYTSGSTGTPKGVQHSSGGYLLWAALTMKWSFDIKPDDVFWCTADIGWVTGHSYIAYGPMAVGATQVVFEGIPTYPNAGRFWETIKKHNVSIFYTAPTAIRSLIKAADVDPKVHPSNYDLTSLRLLGTVGEPINPEAWMWYYKNIGGEKCPIVDTFWQTETGGHMITPLPGATPMVPGSCTLPLPGIMAAIVDEAGQDVPNGQGGILVVKRPWPSMIRTIWNNPERFKSSYFPEELGGKMYLAGDGAIRNKDTGYFTITGRIDDVLNVSGHRMGTMEIESALVANPLVAEAAVVGRPDDTTGESICAFVVLKQARPTGEEAKKLALELRNWVGKEIGPIAKPKEIRFGDNLPKTRSGKIMRRLLRVLAKGETITQDVSTLENPAILDQLKEAS; this is encoded by the coding sequence ATGAGCGCTACAGAGAACCAAGGGCAGGGCACACAGCAGCAGGGACCAGAAGAGTCACGCGTATTTGACCCGTCGGCAGCATTTGCCGCACAGGCAACGATTTCCGGCATGGACGCTTACCGCGCCATGGTGGCCGAGGCCGAACACGACTACGAAGGCTTCTGGGCCAAACTGGCGCGCGAAAACCTGAGCTGGAAAAAGCCGTTCACCCGCACCCTGAACGAAGACAACGCCCCATTCTACAAATGGTTCGAAGACGGCCAGCTGAACGTGTCGTACAACTGCCTGGACCGCAACATCGAAAATGGCCTGGGCGACAAGACGGCCATCATCTTCGAAGCGGATGACGGCACCGTCACCAAAGCAAGCTATAAAGAACTGCACGAAAAAGTCTGCAAGTTCGCCAACGGCCTGAAATCCAAGGGTATCGCCAAGGGCGACCGCGTCATCATCTATATGTCGATGTCCGTCGAAGGCGTGGCCGCCATGCAAGCGTGCGCGCGCATCGGCGCCACCCACTCCGTCGTCTTCGGCGGCTTCTCGGCCAAGTCCTTGCAGGAACGCATCATCGACGCGGGTGCCGTGGCCGTCATCACAGGCGACGAGCAATTGCGCGGCGGCAAAAAGCTGCCATTGAAATCCATCGTCGATGAAGCACTGGCGCTGGGCGGCTGCGAGTCCGTGAAAAACGTTATCGTGTATAAACGCACCGGCAGCGACCTGCCGATGGTAGCCGGCCGCGACACGTGGCTGCACGAGCTGGTCGAAGGCCAGAGCGCGCAATGCGAACCGGAATGGGTCGATGCCGAGCATCCACTGTTTATTCTCTACACCTCCGGTTCGACGGGCACGCCGAAGGGCGTGCAGCACTCGAGCGGCGGCTACCTGCTGTGGGCCGCGCTGACGATGAAGTGGAGCTTCGACATCAAGCCGGACGACGTGTTCTGGTGCACGGCTGACATCGGCTGGGTGACGGGCCACAGCTACATCGCGTATGGCCCGATGGCCGTGGGCGCCACGCAAGTGGTGTTCGAAGGCATCCCGACCTACCCGAACGCGGGCCGTTTCTGGGAAACCATCAAGAAGCACAACGTCAGCATTTTCTACACAGCCCCCACGGCCATCCGTTCGCTGATCAAGGCGGCCGACGTGGATCCGAAAGTCCATCCAAGCAACTACGACCTGACGAGCTTGCGCCTGCTGGGCACGGTCGGCGAGCCAATCAATCCGGAAGCGTGGATGTGGTACTACAAAAACATCGGCGGCGAGAAATGCCCGATCGTCGATACATTCTGGCAAACGGAAACGGGCGGCCACATGATCACCCCGCTGCCTGGCGCGACGCCGATGGTGCCCGGTTCCTGCACCCTGCCATTGCCGGGCATTATGGCCGCCATCGTCGACGAAGCTGGCCAGGATGTGCCGAACGGCCAGGGCGGCATTCTGGTGGTGAAACGCCCATGGCCATCAATGATCCGCACGATCTGGAACAATCCCGAGCGTTTCAAGTCCAGCTATTTCCCGGAAGAGCTGGGCGGCAAGATGTACCTGGCAGGCGACGGCGCCATCCGCAACAAGGACACGGGCTACTTCACGATCACGGGCCGCATCGATGACGTCCTGAACGTGTCGGGCCACCGCATGGGCACGATGGAAATCGAATCGGCCCTGGTCGCCAACCCGCTGGTGGCCGAGGCCGCCGTGGTGGGCCGTCCGGACGACACGACAGGCGAATCGATCTGCGCCTTCGTGGTGCTCAAGCAAGCGCGCCCGACCGGCGAGGAAGCCAAGAAGCTGGCCCTGGAGCTGCGCAACTGGGTCGGCAAGGAAATTGGCCCGATCGCGAAACCGAAGGAAATCCGTTTCGGCGACAACCTGCCCAAAACCCGCTCCGGCAAAATCATGCGCCGCCTGCTGCGCGTGCTGGCCAAGGGCGAGACGATTACGCAGGATGTGTCGACCCTGGAGAATCCGGCGATTCTGGATCAGCTGAAGGAAGCGTCCTGA
- a CDS encoding AlpA family transcriptional regulator — MKAATAEYLKERRVEPRMGEERFIRLGEVLATCGKSRSSVYAGIKEGTFPPPVKLQGRSSAWLRSEVLCWMQACIEASRPANTASSIIDTSSSAKPFANKGTRTE, encoded by the coding sequence ATGAAAGCAGCGACAGCCGAATACCTGAAAGAGCGCCGCGTTGAACCTCGCATGGGCGAAGAGCGCTTCATCCGCCTGGGCGAAGTGCTGGCGACCTGCGGCAAGTCGCGCAGCAGCGTTTATGCGGGCATCAAGGAAGGCACCTTCCCTCCCCCTGTCAAGCTTCAAGGACGCTCCTCTGCATGGCTCAGGAGCGAGGTGCTATGTTGGATGCAAGCGTGTATCGAGGCCAGCAGGCCTGCAAACACAGCATCCTCAATAATCGACACTTCATCAAGCGCCAAGCCATTCGCTAACAAAGGGACCAGAACCGAATGA
- a CDS encoding Arm DNA-binding domain-containing protein yields MPRRIEPLTEQQLLQAEPGDKPFRLFDGYGLYVEVMPTGSKVWRMKFRQKDGKENALTFGHYPEVSPTLARCRRAVARQMLHDGLDPRTEFDAAHMRPPKPVRRHCLLPVAMDDRKVERCVSQVGRQALERLHGLVFPALSRVVADEGVRSDMQIMLEEIQKERGTEVIDLLYDYCADIIFGCLGLGIDEDDLIEAMRDARVAQRRR; encoded by the coding sequence ATGCCAAGACGAATTGAACCTCTGACAGAGCAGCAGCTGTTACAGGCAGAGCCTGGGGACAAACCATTCAGGTTATTCGACGGCTACGGCCTGTATGTTGAAGTCATGCCGACTGGCTCGAAGGTCTGGCGCATGAAATTTCGCCAGAAGGACGGCAAGGAAAATGCCCTGACATTCGGCCACTACCCGGAAGTATCGCCAACGCTTGCTCGATGCCGCCGCGCAGTCGCCCGCCAGATGCTGCATGATGGGCTGGACCCGCGTACAGAGTTCGACGCGGCCCACATGCGTCCACCGAAGCCCGTCAGGCGGCATTGCCTGCTTCCAGTTGCCATGGACGATAGAAAGGTGGAGCGCTGCGTAAGCCAGGTTGGAAGGCAAGCGCTGGAGCGGTTGCACGGCCTTGTATTCCCGGCGCTGAGCCGCGTCGTGGCCGACGAAGGCGTGCGAAGCGACATGCAGATCATGCTGGAGGAAATCCAGAAGGAGCGCGGCACAGAGGTGATTGATTTGCTGTACGACTACTGTGCCGACATCATCTTTGGCTGCCTTGGATTGGGCATTGATGAAGATGATTTGATCGAGGCCATGAGGGATGCCAGGGTGGCGCAGCGGCGGAGGTGA
- a CDS encoding YqhA family protein: MIDHLPPTTKHTKLHPLSAFIFMSRWLQLPLYLGLILAQCVYVFHFWVELSDLIGAVFGNDAALQHVISAVTVPGVPPPVKLNEATIMLVVLGLIDVVMISNLLIMVIIGGYETFVSRMHLDDHPDQPEWLSHVNASVLKTKLAMAIIGISSIHLLKTFINATAYAKEPNVVIAQTVIHMVFILSAMAIAYTDRIMTVTQNQARAPH, from the coding sequence ATGATCGACCACCTACCACCGACTACCAAGCATACCAAGCTGCATCCGCTGTCCGCCTTCATCTTCATGTCGCGCTGGCTGCAGTTGCCGCTGTACCTGGGCCTGATCCTCGCACAATGCGTGTATGTATTTCATTTCTGGGTGGAATTGTCCGACCTGATCGGCGCCGTGTTCGGCAATGATGCGGCCTTGCAGCACGTTATCAGCGCCGTGACCGTGCCTGGCGTGCCGCCTCCCGTGAAGCTGAACGAAGCGACCATCATGCTGGTGGTATTAGGCCTGATCGACGTGGTGATGATTTCGAACCTGCTGATCATGGTCATTATCGGCGGCTACGAAACCTTCGTTTCGCGCATGCACCTCGATGACCACCCAGACCAGCCGGAATGGTTGTCGCACGTAAATGCTTCCGTGCTAAAGACGAAATTGGCGATGGCCATCATCGGCATCTCGTCCATCCACCTGCTGAAGACCTTCATCAACGCCACCGCGTACGCCAAGGAACCGAATGTGGTCATCGCGCAAACGGTGATCCACATGGTCTTCATTTTGTCCGCCATGGCGATTGCCTACACCGACCGCATCATGACGGTCACCCAGAATCAAGCCAGGGCGCCCCACTAA
- a CDS encoding fumarate hydratase — protein MTVIKQEDLIESIAAALQYISYYHPADYIEHLARAYAAEQSPAAKDAIAQILTNSRMCAEGKRPICQDTGIVNVFLKIGMGVRFEGFSGTVTDAVNEGVRRAYNFDDNKLRASIVADPHFDRKNTKDNTPAVVHMELVEGNTVDVKVAAKGGGSENKSKMIMMNPSDSLVDWVMKTVPTMGAGWCPPGMLGIGIGGTAEKAMLMAKEVLMEDIDMFELKQRGPQNKLEELRIELCDKINSLGIGAQGLGGLTTVLDVKIMMHPTHAASKPVAMIPNCAATRHGHFVLDGSGPAYMTPPSLSSWPEVHWTPDTEKSKRVDLNTLTKEEVASWTPGQTLLLNGKMLTGRDAAHKRIQDMLAKGEELPVDFKNRVIYYVGPVDPVRDEAVGPAGPTTATRMDKFTDMMLEKTGLIAMIGKAERGPIAIESIQKHQSAYLMAVGGAAYLVSKAIKHAKVLGFADMGMEAIYEFDVVDMPVTVAVDAKGTSVHNTGPKEWQAKIEQLNSVSKIPVTVV, from the coding sequence ATGACTGTCATAAAGCAAGAAGACCTGATCGAATCCATCGCCGCAGCGTTGCAGTACATTAGCTACTACCACCCTGCTGATTACATCGAGCACCTGGCGCGCGCCTACGCGGCCGAGCAAAGCCCGGCGGCAAAAGATGCGATCGCGCAAATCCTGACCAACTCGCGCATGTGCGCGGAAGGCAAGCGTCCTATCTGCCAGGACACGGGTATCGTCAACGTCTTCCTGAAAATCGGCATGGGCGTGCGCTTCGAAGGCTTCTCCGGCACCGTCACCGACGCCGTCAACGAAGGCGTGCGCCGTGCGTACAACTTCGACGACAACAAGCTGCGCGCTTCCATCGTGGCCGACCCGCATTTCGACCGCAAGAACACCAAGGACAACACGCCAGCCGTCGTGCACATGGAACTGGTCGAAGGCAATACCGTCGACGTGAAAGTGGCTGCCAAGGGCGGCGGCTCGGAAAACAAGTCGAAGATGATCATGATGAACCCGTCCGACTCGCTGGTCGACTGGGTCATGAAGACCGTGCCGACCATGGGCGCCGGCTGGTGCCCGCCAGGCATGCTGGGCATCGGCATCGGCGGCACGGCCGAAAAAGCCATGCTGATGGCAAAAGAAGTGTTGATGGAAGACATCGACATGTTTGAGCTGAAACAACGCGGCCCACAGAACAAGCTGGAAGAACTGCGTATCGAGCTGTGCGACAAGATCAACTCGCTGGGCATCGGCGCGCAGGGCCTGGGCGGCTTGACGACCGTGCTCGACGTGAAAATCATGATGCACCCGACGCACGCCGCGTCGAAGCCCGTCGCCATGATCCCGAACTGCGCCGCCACGCGCCACGGCCACTTCGTGCTGGACGGCTCGGGTCCTGCCTACATGACGCCGCCATCGCTGTCGTCGTGGCCGGAAGTGCACTGGACGCCGGACACGGAAAAGTCCAAGCGCGTCGACCTGAACACCCTGACGAAAGAAGAAGTCGCTTCGTGGACGCCGGGCCAGACCTTGCTGCTGAACGGCAAGATGCTGACGGGCCGCGACGCCGCGCACAAGCGCATCCAGGACATGCTGGCCAAGGGCGAAGAATTGCCGGTCGACTTCAAGAACCGCGTGATCTACTACGTCGGCCCGGTCGACCCGGTACGCGACGAAGCCGTCGGCCCGGCCGGTCCGACGACCGCCACGCGCATGGACAAATTCACCGACATGATGCTGGAAAAAACGGGCCTGATCGCCATGATCGGCAAGGCCGAGCGTGGCCCCATCGCCATCGAATCGATCCAGAAGCACCAGTCGGCCTATCTGATGGCCGTGGGCGGCGCCGCCTACCTGGTGTCGAAAGCCATCAAGCACGCCAAGGTGCTGGGCTTTGCCGACATGGGCATGGAAGCGATCTACGAATTCGACGTGGTCGACATGCCGGTCACGGTGGCCGTGGACGCGAAAGGCACTTCGGTACACAACACGGGGCCGAAGGAATGGCAGGCGAAGATCGAGCAACTCAATAGCGTGAGCAAGATTCCCGTGACGGTTGTTTAA
- a CDS encoding tyrosine-type recombinase/integrase: MAKIIPPLTEFQVKNAKPRQKSYKLFDGGGLYVEVMPSGSRIWRMKFRQSNGKENTLTFGPYPEISIMVAREKRTEARRLQLQGIDPGKYRDDARRLAAEKASNSFEKIAREWYANKVPTWSERTAKNMLQRLEADIFPSIGDRPITEIRHRELIATLRKIEARGATEIAHRLKAVCSQIFSYAIQCGLADRNLVVDMKDVLKTKRVSHFAAIDADELPAFLDTLARNEARMFEPTRIALRLMLLVFVRTSELIETPWSEVDLEKGEWIIPWQRMKRGKLTVNPDMTNHHVCLSRQALALLHQLHTITGRSTYLFPNQRDHDKPLSNNTLLVALARMGYKGRMTGHGFRALAMSTIKERLGYRHEVVDRQLAHAPKDKVASAYDRAQFLSERRKMMQEWADYLEAVERGDTPQPGHHGSLELVWPAPHR, encoded by the coding sequence ATGGCCAAGATTATCCCTCCCCTGACCGAGTTCCAGGTTAAAAATGCCAAGCCCAGGCAAAAGTCATACAAGCTGTTCGATGGCGGCGGCCTGTACGTTGAAGTGATGCCCAGCGGTTCGCGGATCTGGCGCATGAAATTCCGTCAATCGAACGGCAAGGAGAATACGCTGACCTTCGGGCCTTATCCGGAAATTTCGATCATGGTGGCGCGTGAAAAGCGCACGGAAGCGCGCCGCTTGCAGTTGCAGGGAATCGACCCCGGCAAGTACCGCGACGACGCCAGGCGGCTCGCCGCCGAAAAAGCATCCAATTCCTTCGAGAAAATCGCCCGCGAGTGGTACGCGAATAAGGTGCCAACATGGAGCGAGCGCACTGCCAAGAACATGCTGCAGCGCCTGGAAGCCGATATTTTTCCAAGCATCGGCGACAGGCCGATCACGGAAATCCGGCACCGCGAACTGATTGCCACGCTGCGCAAGATCGAGGCGCGCGGCGCCACCGAGATCGCACATCGCCTGAAGGCCGTCTGCTCGCAGATATTCAGCTACGCCATCCAGTGCGGTCTGGCTGACCGCAACCTGGTGGTGGACATGAAGGACGTCCTGAAGACCAAGCGCGTTTCGCACTTCGCCGCCATCGATGCCGATGAATTGCCCGCCTTCCTGGACACGCTGGCGCGCAACGAGGCGCGCATGTTCGAGCCGACGCGCATCGCGCTGCGCCTGATGCTGCTGGTCTTCGTGCGCACCAGCGAACTGATAGAGACGCCATGGAGCGAAGTCGATCTGGAGAAGGGAGAGTGGATCATTCCCTGGCAGCGCATGAAGCGTGGCAAGCTGACCGTCAATCCCGACATGACCAATCACCACGTCTGCCTTTCGCGCCAAGCGCTGGCCTTGTTGCACCAGCTGCACACCATCACGGGCCGCAGCACGTATCTGTTTCCAAACCAGCGCGACCACGACAAGCCGCTGAGCAACAACACGTTGCTGGTGGCGCTGGCCCGCATGGGCTACAAGGGCCGCATGACGGGCCACGGCTTCCGGGCGCTGGCCATGAGCACCATCAAGGAGCGCCTGGGCTACCGCCATGAAGTGGTGGACCGCCAACTGGCGCACGCGCCCAAGGACAAGGTGGCCAGCGCCTACGACCGCGCCCAGTTCCTGTCGGAGCGCCGCAAGATGATGCAGGAGTGGGCCGACTATCTGGAAGCCGTGGAACGCGGTGATACGCCGCAGCCAGGCCATCATGGATCGCTGGAACTGGTGTGGCCAGCGCCGCATCGTTAA